In the genome of Daucus carota subsp. sativus chromosome 9, DH1 v3.0, whole genome shotgun sequence, the window TAGCACAAATTCCCAAAATCTCGTGTCATGAAGATATTTATTGCTTTATCAGTCATTAATATCCCCTTGTTACGGTTGTAATCATATTATAGAAATTGGATTCATTGTCCTTCTGTAATATCTAATATGTTGGATTAATTGCTTTAATACTACACAAACTATGTCTATTGTATTGACATGATAGAATGCATTACAGGCTGTTTCTGTTTTCCTATATCATCATAATGATTGCATCTAGGAACCTTTATCTATGTATGTGCAATAATTATATCTTTCTCGGCTGATTTAGACCATGATATTGCTCATGGTTGCAGGAGGTTTTGCTCTGAAGAAACAAATGTTAGATGATAGAAGGTTCCCCAAAATGCATTTGGACTTGCAGCGCCTGCTGCAGGTAAAGTCCAGTCCACTTCAGTCCATCTAGAAAATTAAGTGGGGAATAATCTTTGCACCATTGGTTAACTCTTACTTGCAACAGAGTGAAAATTAGAGCAAATATGTCGTGCTCTATTTCTTAGACCAACAAATTTACTTTGGGTAAAAACTTGCAGAACAAAGCCGTAAGAGGCTCTTCTGTTTGTGTGACAAGTATCATTATTATCAATCTCAAAGAGATTCAAGTTAATAGAACTTTGAAATCTGATATTTTCCAGAGGAAAATGTTTTGTTTGCATTTACCCTAACTCATTTGCAgtaaaataatcatttgcagTAAAGTAAAATTTCTGTCCCGGCTGAATTACCTAAATGATagcatatatcatattttattacagGTGCTTGCGCATGGAGAACAAGTATTTCCACGAGTTAAAGAAAAGTGTTCTCTGAAAGTTTGGTTTGCTAGTGAAGACATTAATTCTCTTGAAGAGTTGACTGGGAGATTCAAGAGATTAAAGGAGAATGTCGGATTTATAGCTAATCGTGTAACAGCCGTCCAGGCTGGTCTTGATAGCTGGCAAGCGGAGCAGATCAACAGAAAGCTATACTACCTCTCTTTCCTATCTATTATATTCCTTCCTTTATCAGTAATCACAGGAGGTTAACATATTCTCACAATTCTAAATATATATCCACGCTTTGTTGTCTTTCAAGTCATGTTCATCGTTTCTTATTATGTTGACAGTGTTTGGAATGAATGTGGGAGGAGTTCCATGGACAGGACAAAAAGATCCAAAACTAAAGAATGGGTTTCTAAATGTTATGCTTCTGTGTGTGGCAACGCTGGTTCTCGTACTTCTTTGCTTCCTCTTTTCAGCACTCTACACGCGTATGGATGCTTGGCGTCGAAGAAAAGATTTGACAAGAAGCTTGTCTATTAACAGAAGATTTAGCAAGAAAAGTGAAAGAGCTGGTTATCTTcggatttgaaaaaaaaaattaaaaaaatagacaGATTACTtgacatatttcatatatacttGTAAGGCTCAGATGTCTTAGTTTTGTCCTACATTACAGAAGTGCCAGACTCAAAGTATTTTGTCAGTTGCATgattttaatcatatattcaTCAATATATTGTGCAACTGTCTGAGTGTTCTTATGAATGAGCAATCAAATTTGAAGTGTTATCTGTCAGCTGGTGTTCATTTACTCATAAGTTGCATTTTCTGGTGAGAGGAAATGTTTCTagttgggttttttttttttaccgtgTGCAGGGACACTGGAAACACaaatttgatgagtttgataGGAGGGCTATCCATATTTACTATTAGAGGATCAATATCAAATTCAGAAGTTAGCGCGGGTAtatcatagaaaaaccgatgtTAGTTTTATAAATGTTCTAGTCTAAATTCAAACTgggttaatttttttatatatacagtaATTGCCAATTTGAAATATTGACAATTGTTACTTTTCTAGTAATTTATTTATGGAAATATCTTAATATCTCTTCGTATAGATTTGTTAGGTGGTGCTGGTTATATTGCTCcaagataaattttatttagccaagattatttttaatttattggaTTTTATATAGATTCTATTTTTATAACAAGTCACacttttatttacaaaatctacagaaaaatgatttctttaatagatattaattataataaaaaaaatctagaaCCTTCATTATTTTACCATTGCATTTTTTTGAAGGGACCattgcattttttttaattagattcataatttttttggactatatatattattaatttatatttaaaaatagccTATTAAAACTACtcacatttaatataaataggcaattttaaaacatgaaatattactcatcataaatcaaattttattcatttgtgtgcttaaattaattttctccaaataaaaagtaaaaaataagaaaaaacaaaTCCCAAAACCTAGATAATTCTAGAAGGTTCATGCACTATATCAATCACACACGCCGCACCGCCTTCATTTATATCCTCATCtcataaaccctaaaccctaacatATACACACAATACACGTATCTATACATACAGACTCTTCAAGATTCTTAGCTCTCTCCACGATGGCTTCCACTCTGTTGCTCAGATCTATTCGTCGACGCGAACTTTCATCTGCCTTTCAATCTGTAAGATGAAAATCCCTTTTTACTTGCATATTTTTGTGTGGTTAGTATTAGAGATTTTGTTTTTGGGTCTTGATGGTGTATTTTTGTTGTTAGAGGTGTTtgatttgatgatttgttggtgggtttgtgtttgtttggttGAAAAGGGTGTTTGATTTGGTGGGTTCGGGCTGTTTGGTTGTGAATCttgattttttgatttgtttgttttttgttgaattatgtttaaatatttgcGTGTGATAGTATTTTGATTAATTGGTTCTTGTTTAGCTGAGAAAGTTGTGATCTTGATGATTATTTTCTTGTGTTCTTGtttatgtttgtgtgtgttggGGTGTGGAAATAAGGACATGAGGATTAGATTTGAGGCTATGATTCGATTGTCGGTCGGTCCAGAATTGAGTTTTGAGAATTATGTTTTGTGGGTTTTTGTTCAAATGGGTTAGTGATTttgttatgttttaatttttatgttgtATGTGTTGGGCAGCAGgttttaagtgtatatatgtgATGCTGGTAGTTTGATTGTATAGGCGAGTATCTTTTAGTTTGTGCTAATTGGAAATGATCTTGGCCTTGTGGTAGTTGAAAATGTGTGTGTGATGAACAATTTTTGGTTGCAGTTGGCTGGAAATGCTAAGACTTCGTGGTCTGCGTCGCACATGAGCAATAAATGGGCCAGTCTTGCCAGACCATTCAGGTATTTGTGTTGTCCAGAATGAAGAATCTTATGTTATTTGATTGTGTTGTCCCTCCTACCGTGGTTGATTTGTCTTGTACATTTGTAGCACCAAGCCTGCTGGTAATGATGTTATTGGAATTGACTTGGGTACAACAAACTCGTGTGTTGCTGTTATGGAGGGCAAGGTAATGTTCGAGGGTTGAGAAAAAGGGATTACTTTACTTTCTTTCGGAAGGTGTAAATATGCTTACCTATTTAACTTCTTTTCAGGCTGCAAAAGTCATTGAGAATGCCGAGGGTTCTCGCACAACTCCATCAGTAGTTGCCTTCAACAACAAAGGAGAACTTTTGGTGGGTACACCAGCTAAGCGTCAAGCAGTGACCAATCCTACAAACACAGTGTTTGGAACCAAGCGTCTAATTGGCAGGAGATTTGATGATCAACAAACACAGAAGGAAATGAAGATGGTTCCATATAAGATAGTTAAGGCTCCTAATGGAGATGCTTGGGTTGAGGCGAATGGTCAGCAGTACTCTCCAAGTCAGATTGGTGCCTTTGTGTTGACCAAGATGAAGGAAACTGCCGAGGCTTATCTTGGAAAGACTGTAAATAGTGCTGTTGTTACTGTTCCAGCATACTTCAATGATGCACAGAGGCAAGCCACAAAGGATGCAGGGCGTATCGCTGGCCTTGATGTTCAGAGAATTATTAACGAACCCACTGCAGCTGCACTTTCCTATGGGATGAACAATAAGGAGGGTTTAATTGCTGTTTTTGACCTTGGTGGTGGAACATTTGATGTTTCCATTCTAGAGATATCAAATGGTGTCTTTGAGGTATGAAATTTTCCTAGGCTTATTACTTTTATTGAATCCGATTGGTGTGCTAAGTGTTGTTCATGTAGGTGAAATCGACCAATGGTGACACATTTTTGGGTGGAGAAGACTTTGATAACACTCTATTGGATTTCCTAGTGAGTGAATTCAAGAGGACTGATAGTATAGACCTTTCAAAAGACAAACTTGCTCTGCAGAGACTTCGTGAAGCAGCTGAGAAGGCTAAGATTGAACTTTCATCAACCTCACAGACTGAGATTAACCTTCCCTTCATCACAGCAGACCAGTCTGGTGCAAAGCATTTGAACATTACCCTGACCAGGTCAAAGTTTGAAGCTCTGGTTAATTCATTGATTGAAAGGACCAGAGCTCCTTGCAAGAATTGTTTGAAAGATGCTGGAATATCAACCAAGGAGGTAGATGAGGTCCTACTTGTGGGTGGGATGACCAGAGTTCCAAAGGTGCAGGAGATAGTCTCAGAAATATTTGGCAAGAGCCCTAGCAAGGGTGTGAATCCCGATGAAGCAGTAGCTATGGGAGCTGCCATTCAGGGTGGTATACTCCGTGGTGATGTCAAGGAGTTGCTTTTGCTGGATGTCACTCCTTTGTCACTTGGTATTGAGACCCTTGGCGGTATCTTCACCAAATTGATTACTAGGAACACAACTATCCCGACAAAGAAGAGCCAGGTATAAACTCATTTCCTTATCTCGAGTTGTATGAATTCTGTTCATTTGATCTACATATCATTGTGCTGATTGCAAATTTCTTTTTCAGACGTTTTCAACTGCTGCTGACAACCAAACTCAAGTCGGTATTAAGGTGTTACAAGGTGAACGTGAGATGGCATCAGACAACAAAATGTTGGGTGAGTTTGACCTTGTTGGCATTCCTCCAGCTCCTAGGGGTATGCCCCAGATTGAAGTCACGTTTGACATCGATGCCAACGGTATTGTTACTGTCTCTGCCAAGGATAAGACCACCGGTAAAGAACAACAAATCACCATTAGGTCATCAGGAGGTCTTTCCGATGATGAAATTGAGAAGATGGTTAGGGAAGCCGAGATGCATGCCCAAAAAGATCAAGAAAGGAAGGCTCTTATCGATGCCAGAAATACAGCTGACACAACTGCATACAGTGTGGAGAAGAGCCTGAATGAGTACAAGGACAAGATCCCATCCGAAGTTGCATCAGAAATCGAGGCAGCAGTGGCTGATCTGAGAAAGGCATCAGGAGGTGACAGTGTCGAGGAGATCCAATCCAAGATTGATGCCGCCAACAAGGCTGTCTCCAAGATTGGAGAACACATGAGCGGTGGTGGTTCAGCCGGTGGTTCCAGCTCAGGAGGGTCGCAGGGCGGTGATCAACCTCCTGAGGCAGAATACGAAGAGGTGAAGAAGTAAATCTCGCAGACTGGAGAAGCTAATTTTATTTTGCTATTAGCTGCTTGTTGAGTGGCAAGGTTTTTAGGAGTTTTGTATCTAAAATCTCGGAATGTTAAAGTTTGTTAGTCTTCCTACTTGATAAGGCCGGGTGCTACTTGAAAAGTAAACCAACATTGCCATCGATAaactttattattttgttacaGATGGGCACTATTATATCAAGTATTCTATAGTAATTGTTAGAGTCTTGCTATACTGACAATATGCTCTTGCCTAGCTGCTAGCatcattattttgatttttgttgaGAGAGTAACATTCTCATAGTTGTCTGTtctttaactaatttttttacagTGTACTATCTATATGCAAAGTTGCCAACTTGGTAATAGGCAAGAGAAGATAAACAAGAGCTCTTTACATGTTGAAGTCTCAACTTGTACTTGCTGAGAGTTCTTGAACTCTTGGTTAGTTGACATGTACATGGAGCCAATATAATAAGACTGTTTGGATCTGATAGGCCCTGTATGCTCCTCGTTCTCAAATATGAACTTTGGAATTGGAATGTTGTCAAGATCAATGGGCTCTTTTTGGGCATGATTGGTTCCTGAAAGAAGTTTATCTCGGGGTTGATGACAACATGATCTTCAAGAGGAGAAGCTGGTTTTGATTCTTGTGAGATTTTAAGAAATATCAGATCATCAGCTATCTTCTTACTCTTCGAAGCCCTTgcctttgttcttgattttttctTGACTAGTTCTTTAGAAGCTTCCTCTTCTTGCATTTCAGCCTTCTTCTCTACTTCTAATTCAGCTTCCAATTCCAGTTTATACCTTTCATCCACATCAGACTATTCTTCTGTAACTCGAACAATTTGAAGTTCCCTTCTATCACTTTCTTCAGCAATTTCCTCAACTTTAGCATCAACAAAATATGGATGACTAGCACTTATGTATAACTTTTGACCACTTCTGAAAATGATGTCAAAATGTGCGAAAGCATCGATATGAGTTCCCTtgaaacttttgatttcttggtcAAGAAACTTATACTTATCTAGTTTAGCTggaagatactccctccgtttcaatttacatgtccactttgaaaaaaaaattatgtttcaaattacttgtcaacttcaactttcaatgcaaaatcatattaaagtcaattctactccacatatctcttatttatatttcctagatcaatctcactccacatgttttggtcatttaatgcaattaatttgtggacaactacttttcttaaactctgtaattttttgaaagtggacatctattttgaaacggagggagtaataaatatcACTGGAATCCTTGCCTTCTCTTGAATGTTGAGAATTCGATGGAATGAGAAGTAAGGGTTTGAATTAATTCCTCTAAGATGTTTCTACCCTTTCTTTAATAGATGGAATAATCAATTCAGGTGTAAATACTGTGAGAATTCTTGTGGTTGTGGGAATTTCAGCAGTGTATGGCATCAAAAGCTTTAGCAACTGGCTACAGCTGATTCGTTAAGATCTCTGATCTTCATCTGTTGACAATATCATAATTGATCTTATCACATAAAAGCCATTATTAAAACGCTGTTCAAAATCTCTAATCGCATAAACTGAGATTGAAGTACGAGCATCCTAACTATCTAAATGCCGTATACCAGTTATAGACATGCCAAAAGTATAAACTCCTAACAGATAAACAATCTTTCAAAATTTGAGTTCTTGTCATAAAAATGTTCACTTACCTGAATTTTAAATTTCGTGAAATTTAAGAGTTTTGGTGCTCATACTACACCACTTACATGGGCCTAGACTAAAAGAAATTTCGGCTTGGATCCCCGTGAGCATGAGCTTAGTATTTAGCCCGGTCCTCATGCCAGCACCCTATATCCAAGACAATATTATAATCCCATCCATgtagttttgttattttattttttttgacaagttTTGTTCAAATTTGTTTATTTGAGTTAAAATTTTTGAGTTTCGAACTGTAACCAACTCAAACTCAAAATCGAGTTAAAACCAGATGAGAGgtttttatatatcataattaaatatattaaataaatataataccttatgtttaatattatgaatatatattcgTTTAATTGATTATAAACAGACGAATCATTAAATTCcttatttttgctaaattaattatttatatttcaaccatataattataataatctaaTATCCCAACAATATTTCATGattattcataaatttaatcCGTTTATTTTATTATGTGTCTCTTATTATATATCGACACGCACTTgcacataaaaatattatttatcaatattagCTATACTAGATTCTAGATTGTGCGAAAGAATCTAATCCAATTGAAAATgcgataatttaaatttagcgAAATGAAATTCAAACCTGAGTTGCTGCATCCGAGCAAATTGTGTATTtgattataaactttttaaatctGAAATAGATCATTGTTTTTAATTCCTGCTCCCGTACCGAAGAAAgtaaatttaagatttttttttaatatgcaaaTTTATAGGTTCCCAAATTAAGATATGTTTGTTTAATAAATCTCGATATTCACACCCAAAATTTTATACGATAAAAACAAATACTCACGTGAAATATCCTCATCACCCTTATATAGTTACTCTATTCAGCGAGTAAAAGCCTGCAATTTCTTCTGGGAGTTACAATTAACGATGAGATCGCATCTATCGAGTCAGacgaaattaaaatatttaatactcaAGCTCCGTCTTCAAGTACATTTTGACATTTGCAGTTAAATTGACAATATTTTGGGACCGTTTGAacgagtttaaaataagtatttcttgcttaaaataacaaaatgaaataaaagttagaagtaaattaagatttataaatgattaaagtgtttgggaaataagcagaagccctgaaacaaaagttagcattcctagctttttataagtgattcttaatttttttacacaaacggtacaaataagtgcttgtAACTTAACCAGAAACCCGGCTTAAAAGCCGGAAACAAACATCCCCTTTGACTCAAATttacatgtattatataattgagaaaataataaaaattataccacGAGGAAGtatatttaatctatttttttttataaaaatatttaatctattttaatatgaaactttcagattttaaaaataatgaataaatgatttataatatttagtcaaaaattgatcaatttgactACTCGAAAATCAGAatagacatgtaaaaggggacggaggaagtaaatCAAAACAccgaatttatttttattttttaaattagacAAAACAAACTCTCCACAATAACCTGATGCTCATAAGACCTAGAGGCTAGAGCCACACCTTTAACATTTGACACCATCATCGATTATGATAACGTTGACAAAACCCTCCACTCCCTCCTTCACTTTCTCCAATTGGTGATAAGGATAAAAAGCTTTCAAAACCCCATAAACAAACACACAAATACAATACATAcaaaaattgaaagaaaaagTATTTACAATGTGGGCCAACTGATGGCATATTATTTTCATCACAAAAGGTACACCTGTCCATGTAAATGTCCATGTAAATTAATTACTCTGAATCTCGTTCGTTgtttacacgtattttgaggtttttatataaaatatagtttcataattttttttttaaaaaaattttgaataaaattttgaaaatcaaatttttatttaggaaaaagaaaatttataaatatattataaaattatattttaaacgagtcttaaaaagcgtgccaaaaaaTAGCGTAAAGTGAGGGGGGACCGAAGAAGTATCGCACAACTGTTTTCATGTACTCATCTTCTTTCTCATTCTTTCATTGTCAAGTGTCTTTAGGTCTatgttgaataatatttttcccaTGCTTTTTCCACTTGGATTATAACATGTAACCTAACCACTAGGATTGTCAACATTGCTTATTGATTGATGAAATTAAGAGTGAACTGTATAGTGCCACTTAGCTGCTTTTGGTTGTTTGTTATTTCTTTGTATCATATAAATTAATGTTTGTGATGCTAATAACTAGGGCATGTGGGCAGGTGTTctttctgcattttattttaacattttgaTGGATGTGGTTTGGAAGGGTCAATATATGCCCTTTATTAATATCCTAGAGTGCCAATGATCATGATTGATGAATAATTCACACTTTATTCTGCTTACCAGAATACAGCCTTTTATAAGATTCCGAAAGTTGAGCACGGTTGAATAATTCAGTGGTTAAGAGTTTATCCTATGTCGTCTCAGGTCTGGGTTCGACCCTAACTCATCCCGAAagtttcgtagaacagatactcatttgtaaggttataaaacgtagaacagatactcatttgtaaggctataaaaaaaataagattccgATAGTTCCTGCTTCCTctggttttttaatatatgacgtttgattttttgaaattttgaaattttccttttctgaataaatatataatcaaaattttaattcacaaaaaaaatcaataaagaataatatttttaatattcggTCAACCCATCTAAAATTACGCGTCCAACTCAAAAgtgtcaaaaaaatattaaaaaaaaaaaaataagattccgATAGTTCCTGCTCCCTctggttttttaatatatgacgtttgattttttaaaattttgaaattttccttttctgaataaatatgtaatcaaaattttaattcacaaaaaaaaatcaataaaaaataatatttttaatattcaatCAACTCATCTAAAATTACATGTCCAACTCAAAAGTGtcaaaaaaacagagagagtatatattaaattaatgatTAATGGATACTCGTATATATTATGGATGGTCTGAATTATAGATGGACACGATAAATGATACacattaatccttccgattattCCGGTGTGCATATAAATTAGGATTccgaaaaataaatttgaccgTTGAATTTGAGCACTGCAGGAACATGTCAATCAATGTAGGAC includes:
- the LOC108202443 gene encoding heat shock 70 kDa protein, mitochondrial, with translation MASTLLLRSIRRRELSSAFQSLAGNAKTSWSASHMSNKWASLARPFSTKPAGNDVIGIDLGTTNSCVAVMEGKAAKVIENAEGSRTTPSVVAFNNKGELLVGTPAKRQAVTNPTNTVFGTKRLIGRRFDDQQTQKEMKMVPYKIVKAPNGDAWVEANGQQYSPSQIGAFVLTKMKETAEAYLGKTVNSAVVTVPAYFNDAQRQATKDAGRIAGLDVQRIINEPTAAALSYGMNNKEGLIAVFDLGGGTFDVSILEISNGVFEVKSTNGDTFLGGEDFDNTLLDFLVSEFKRTDSIDLSKDKLALQRLREAAEKAKIELSSTSQTEINLPFITADQSGAKHLNITLTRSKFEALVNSLIERTRAPCKNCLKDAGISTKEVDEVLLVGGMTRVPKVQEIVSEIFGKSPSKGVNPDEAVAMGAAIQGGILRGDVKELLLLDVTPLSLGIETLGGIFTKLITRNTTIPTKKSQTFSTAADNQTQVGIKVLQGEREMASDNKMLGEFDLVGIPPAPRGMPQIEVTFDIDANGIVTVSAKDKTTGKEQQITIRSSGGLSDDEIEKMVREAEMHAQKDQERKALIDARNTADTTAYSVEKSLNEYKDKIPSEVASEIEAAVADLRKASGGDSVEEIQSKIDAANKAVSKIGEHMSGGGSAGGSSSGGSQGGDQPPEAEYEEVKK